One segment of Rosa chinensis cultivar Old Blush chromosome 6, RchiOBHm-V2, whole genome shotgun sequence DNA contains the following:
- the LOC112171845 gene encoding ethylene-responsive transcription factor CRF6 — MMPESSDGDRQMGKRPRVDDTLVKWDKYNENSDFAKDGFVNRMPHKMPTTGARKGCMRGKGGPENLNSSYRGVSQGIWGKWVSESRVPSSNTHGLTLKKVARSWLGTFDTAVEVALAYDKAAKAMYGPVARLNFPKSLETSISDETTESEDEVFDATVREPVNEWHWEADSVKGELQMEDELVNNDVEVEELAINNVRESVDEWHSEPKESEDVRPWEPKYVECELENEDQLVTNDVEVEAVTTNNVREYENLLQSNAEVERLAMNNVTEEFQAGSYVGSSKHWHDNHLDNYLQVGKFDSVPNEKPYTNLDFSDIISRYSNDYLDTELADMKCNPKNDCNHSNDVTVDTPVMSKPMRKNLL; from the exons ATGATGCCTGAGAGTTCAGACGGGGATAGACAAATGGGCAAGAGGCCCAGAGTTGATGATACTTTGGTTAAATGGGACAAGTACAATGAAAATTCTGATTTTGCAAAAGATGGATTTGTCAATCGAATGCCACATAAAATGCCAACCACAGGAGCTAGAAAGGGTTGTATGAGAGGAAAAGGGGGGCCTGAGAATTTAAATTCCAGTTATAGAGGTGTTAGCCAGGGGATTTGGGGCAAATGGGTTTCTGAAAGTCGAGTGCCAAGTAGTAATACACATGGTCTGACGTTGAAGAAGGTTGCTCGTTCATGGCTTGGTACTTTTGATACTGCTGTTGAAGTTGCACTTGCTTATGATAAAGCTGCAAAGGCCATGTATGGTCCTGTGGCTAGGCTTAACTTCCCCAAGTCTTTGGAAACATCAATCTCGGATGAGACCACAGAATCG GAAGATGAGGTGTTTGATGCAACTGTAAGAGAGCCTGTAAATGAGTGGCATTGGGAAGCTGACAGTGTCAAAGGTGAATTACAAATGGAGGACGAGCTTGTTAATAATGATGTAGAAGTTGAAGAACTGGCTATCAACAATGTAAGGGAGTCTGTAGATGAATGGCATTCAGAACCCAA GGAGTCTGAAGATGTACGGCCTTGGGAACCCAAGTATGTGGAATGTGAATTGGAAAATGAGGACCAGCTTGTTACAAATGATGTTGAAGTTGAAGCAGTCACTACAAACAATGTAAGGGAGTACGAAAAT CTTCTTCAAAGTAATGCTGAAGTTGAAAGACTTGCTATGAACAATGTAACAGAGGAATTTCAAGCTGGGAGTTATGTTGGCAGCTCCAAGCATTGGCATGATAATCATTTGGATAATTATCTTCAGGTTGGGAAATTTGATTCAGTACCTAATGAGAAGCCTTATACTAATTTGGACTTTTCGGATATTATTTCGAGATACAGTAATGATTACTTAGACACTGAGCTTGCAGATATGaagtgcaatccaaaaaatgaTTGCAACCATTCAAATGATGTTACAGTTGATACCCCGGTAATGAGCAAACCCATGAGAAAAAATTTGCTGTGA
- the LOC112173579 gene encoding DDT domain-containing protein DDR4, with product MAGVRRSSRVAQPATEVAGKQKRPAEEDVEMVVLDEEEKDPFKAEIAKLRKRWELASVINFLTVFEPVIGKLTKVSAEEIEMGLITPNDSLAQLHIAILKGIPPASKTLDGSDAWVTVLCKKLVTWWPWVAEGEIPLVVAKGEEIARYKGLDPTERLLMLKALCELRADQDDAVAYINDALKQGTEISSFRKDKIGGDDKRTSYWYDGNTIIGHRLYKEVTVIESKTKVRGKGGLNLPNISFQWETLATNLEEFQKVMDELSSSKVAGERGAAKTIETDAIPALEKLQKKKERELKKKQRQERQQNLLTNFYGAGITRSCRNRRPVNYTFDDYDRVIHEAIKVTNKRKTTEEKVQERKSRRNDKANNDAPERDTNSEDSDKESDSTNSDNNHSGKKDDQDSGYYSSNTESDMLEDAADDEDDNNWDGTKDEDNDEEEDGDLSDKRNSKQEKNNAQTDKISQKWPAFGVRWSTRLAGGTSHQVVENRNLGAKNRSRQRPVCNSALDSLVIQDSEDENSGGHENSETSEHENPSPDTDPEEVSES from the exons atggctggggttcggcggtccAGCCGCGTGGCACAGCCAGCGacggaggtcgccggaaaacaAAAGCGGCCGGCGGAGGAAGACGTAGAGATGGTGGTTTTGGACGAAGAGGAAAAGGATCCATTCAAGGCTGAGATTGCGAAACTTCGTAAGCGATGGGAGCTAGCCTCCGTCATCAACTTTTTGACG GTGTTTGAGCCAGTGATTGGGAAGCTTACTAAAGTATCAGCGGAAGAGATCGAGATGGGTTTGATAACCCCAAACGATTCACTTGCTCAGCTTCACATTGCGATTTTAAAG GGAATACCACCAGCAAGTAAAACATTGGATGGTTCTGATGCATGGGTGACTGTTCTTTGTAAGAAACTTGTTACTTGGTGGCCATGG GTTGCTGAGGGGGAGATTCCACTCGTGGTAGCTAAAGG AGAGGAGATAGCACGTTATAAAGGACTTGATCCGACAGAGCGTTTACTAATGTTAAAAGCACTCTGTGAACTCCGAGCCGAT CAAGATGATGCAGTGGCTTATATTAATGATGCTCTGAAACAAGGAACTGAAATTTCTTCATTCCGCAAAGATAAGATAGGAGGAGACGACAAGAGAACTTCTTATTG GTATGATGGAAATACAATAATAGGTCATAGATTATACAAGGAAGTAACTGTCATTGAATCGAAGACAAAAGTTAGGGGAAAAGGGGGTTTGAACCTACCAAATATCAGTTTCCAGTGGGAAACACTAGCAACCAATCTCGAGGAATTTCAGAAGGTTATG GATGAACTCTCATCAAGCAAAGTTGCAGGAGAACGTGGTGCTGCTAAGACTATTGAAACTGATGCTATTCCTGCTCTTGAGAAACTTCAGAAG aaaaaagaaagggaactgaaaaagaaacaaaggcAAGAGAGGCAGCAGAATCTTTTAACAAATTTCTATGGTGCTGGAATTACACGTTCCTGTCGCAACCGCAGGCCTGTCAACTACACATTTG ATGATTATGACCGGGTCATTCATGAGGCTATAAAAGTAACAAA TAAGAGGAAAACTACCGAAGAGAAAGTGCAAGAAAGGAAGAGTAGAAGAAATGACAAAGCTAACAATGATGCCCCAGAAAGAGACACAAATTCAGAAGATTCAGATAAAGAAAGTGATTCCACAAACAGTGATAATAACCATTCTGGTAAGAAGGATGATCAGGATTCTGGTTACTATTCTAGTAACACTGAAAGCGACATGCTTGAAGATGCTGCtgatgatgaggatgataaCAATTGGGATGGCACCAAGGATGAGGataatgatgaagaagaagatggtgatctCAGTGACAAACGCAATTCTAAGCAAGAGAAGAACAATGCTCAGACTGATAAAATTTCCCAAAAATGGCCAGCTTTTGGTGTCCGCTGGAGTACAAGACTAGCAGGAGGCACTAGTCATCAAGTCGTGGAAAACAGGAACTTGGGTGCTAAGAATAGGTCGAGACAAAGACCTGTCTGCAACTCTGCCCTTGACTCTCTTGTGATCCAAGACTCTGAGGATGAAAACTCAGGGGGACATGAAAACAGTGAGACCTCAGAGCATGAAAACCCATCCCCAGATACCGATCCGGAAGAAGTCAGTGAAAGCTAG
- the LOC112168840 gene encoding acetylglutamate kinase, chloroplastic, protein MLASKTHPCPSLISFPPSPKPRNLTFFRPKCPPHSLSIKAQHPAHTTPGQLRVDILSESLPFIQKFRGKTIVVKYGGAAMKDETLQATVVRDLVLLACVGLRPILVHGGGPEINLWLKRLNIEVNFHDGLRVTDAPTMEIVSMVLAGKVNKHLVSLINREGVKAIGLCGSDGELITARPAPNAAKLGYVGEVARVDPAILRSIVDDGHIPVIASVASDGSGQQYNINADTVAGEISAALGAEKLILLTDVAGILEDREDPSSLVKEIDIKGVKKMMEDGQIGGGMIPKVSCCVRSLAQGVRTASIIDGRKPHSLLLEVLTDEGAGTMITG, encoded by the coding sequence ATGTTGGCTTCTAAAACCCACCCTTGTCCATCTCTGATCTCATTCCCTCCTTCCCCAAAACCCCGCAACCTCACCTTCTTCCGCCCCAAATGTCCACCGCACTCGCTCTCAATCAAAGCCCAACACCCGGCTCATACCACTCCGGGTCAGCTCCGGGTCGACATTCTCTCCGAATCCCTACCCTTCATCCAGAAATTCCGAGGCAAAACCATCGTCGTCAAGTACGGCGGCGCCGCCATGAAGGACGAGACCCTCCAGGCCACCGTCGTCAGAGACCTCGTCCTCCTCGCCTGCGTCGGCCTCCGCCCCATCTTGGTCCACGGCGGCGGCCCCGAGATCAACCTCTGGCTCAAGCGCCTCAACATCGAGGTCAACTTCCACGACGGCCTCCGTGTCACCGACGCGCCCACCATGGAGATCGTCTCCATGGTCTTGGCCGGCAAAGTCAACAAGCATTTGGTCTCCCTGATCAACCGGGAAGGAGTCAAGGCCATCGGCCTCTGCGGCTCCGACGGCGAGCTCATCACCGCCCGCCCCGCCCCCAACGCCGCCAAGTTAGGGTATGTCGGCGAGGTGGCGCGCGTGGACCCCGCAATTCTCCGGTCTATCGTGGACGACGGCCACATTCCGGTGATTGCGTCGGTGGCGTCGGACGGGTCCGGTCAGCAGTACAACATCAATGCGGACACGGTGGCGGGGGAGATCTCGGCGGCGCTGGGGGCGGAGAAGCTGATCCTGCTGACTGATGTGGCCGGAATTCTGGAGGACCGAGAGGATCCGAGTAGCTTGGTGAAGGAGATTGACATCAAGGgagtgaagaagatgatggaggaTGGGCAAATCGGAGGTGGGATGATTCCCAAGGTGAGTTGCTGCGTCAGGTCATTAGCTCAGGGAGTGAGGACTGCTAGTATTATTGATGGCCGGAAACCCCATTCTTTGTTGCTTGAGGTTTTGACTGATGAAGGAGCTGGGACTATGATCACTGGCTAA